ATATTTTACAAAATTGTAGAAATAGCCGCCATGCTTATTAATCAGTTTGATGAATATGATGTTGCAGGTCATGAGTTTCATCATAACCAAAAGCTTGACAGCCCTTCTGGCACAGCTAAATCAATAGTCAATATAT
The Candidatus Schekmanbacteria bacterium genome window above contains:
- a CDS encoding 4-hydroxy-tetrahydrodipicolinate reductase; this encodes MLINQFDEYDVAGHEFHHNQKLDSPSGTAKSIVNI